In one Echinicola marina genomic region, the following are encoded:
- a CDS encoding TonB-dependent receptor: protein MKNKPILLILKMTKYTLYGFLFQMLILNVVLAHKIEAQKIDEVYVSVSFENEKLAKVLQEIETQSEFHFTVHEGESYLKKKVALSSPRISIEDALKDISRQTGLSFQQVNNNISIRPSRSEDLPLSSGSVFFKEITGTVLDEIGEPIPGATVQVEGTTKGTVTDIDGKYSIDVDQGAVLIFSFIGYEKQVVEVAAQTRINISMALDTRSLEEVVVIGYGKARKKDLTGGLSVVDKEKLNMVSSNNLMDRLTGQVAGLNITTSNAAPGQDQSILIRGQNSLSANNDPLIVLDGIPYSGSLADLDPNIIDNLSVLKDASAVAIYGARGSNGVILIQTKRGFEDKPQVTYRGQFGMAEPMQRINVMGPNEFIRLKQDIGRLRNGYTGDQLDPIAGDIISISERENYAKGITHNWQDYIFQRGYIMDNQVSVSGGTANTKYLAAISNLDQEGVVYNSKLKRTNISANIDQVFNKWLTIGVGSQFIQKETGGVTPNIEHAIKQSPYGKYKDESGYYITEPMEYSLITNPMINVNADQDVTSRNFFLSAYANVLLPVKGLSFRTNYGYNYRSGFSGIYYGRDTFTGREQAGLIGGRASISNNHYTDYTWENLLRYEFKTDRHSLDATGLFSMQETMSTRSSQSGEGFVTDDSGYHIMNTAERNQTISSGLSETSLLSYMLRLNYGYLGKYMATVTARTDGSSVFGENNKYAFFPSAALAWQIGDESFIKDNTNWIDMLKLRMSYGANGNQAITAYRTLDRLYSNVKYIWGDGGTPVNTAYLAGDGIGNPNLKWETTYTANIGLDFQLFNYRLEGTLEMYMSNTHDLLMIRTVPIMNGYSRIWDNIGQTRNKGIEIAFNSVNVNDEDFSWTTDLNFSLNRDKIVELRGDNMDDIGNNWFIGKPLRVYYDYNMVGLWQQGDEYLYTDTEENQREIQTGATPGSAKLEDVNGDGYINSEDRKVIGSRMPDFRMSMGNRFNYKNFYASFLLNGVFGVWRDDNMANIGSWTFGITNYVHGANYWTPENPDADIVSPGYVNTFGHGFYKKVSYVQLKNITFGYSMDSEIAKRLGLSAIDVNVSVNNAHTFSNIRQVLNYDNSWMASYPTARSYMLALNLTF from the coding sequence ATGAAAAATAAACCTATACTGCTAATTCTGAAAATGACCAAATATACCTTATACGGTTTTTTGTTTCAGATGCTAATATTAAATGTGGTCTTGGCCCATAAAATTGAAGCCCAAAAAATCGACGAAGTTTATGTGAGTGTTTCCTTTGAGAACGAAAAGCTCGCCAAGGTGCTCCAAGAAATCGAAACTCAATCTGAGTTCCATTTCACGGTTCATGAAGGAGAGTCCTACTTGAAGAAAAAGGTTGCACTTTCTTCACCAAGAATATCCATTGAAGATGCTTTAAAGGATATCAGTCGACAAACTGGATTGTCCTTTCAACAGGTGAATAATAATATATCCATTAGGCCTTCCCGTTCAGAAGACCTTCCATTATCAAGTGGAAGTGTTTTTTTTAAGGAAATCACAGGAACTGTCCTTGACGAAATTGGAGAGCCCATTCCGGGAGCTACCGTTCAGGTAGAAGGTACCACTAAGGGGACTGTGACGGATATTGATGGGAAATATAGTATTGATGTAGATCAGGGAGCTGTTTTGATATTCAGCTTTATAGGGTATGAAAAGCAGGTGGTAGAGGTAGCAGCCCAAACGAGGATTAATATATCGATGGCCTTGGATACGAGGTCTTTGGAAGAAGTGGTAGTCATCGGATATGGAAAAGCCCGAAAAAAAGATCTGACAGGAGGTTTGTCCGTAGTAGACAAGGAGAAGTTGAACATGGTTTCAAGTAATAATCTTATGGACCGGCTAACCGGGCAGGTAGCTGGCTTAAATATTACCACTTCCAATGCCGCTCCAGGACAGGATCAGAGTATCCTTATTCGTGGACAAAACTCCCTTTCTGCCAATAATGACCCCCTTATAGTTCTTGACGGAATTCCTTACAGCGGATCCTTGGCTGATCTTGATCCTAATATTATTGATAATCTTTCTGTATTGAAAGATGCTTCGGCGGTGGCCATATATGGGGCCCGTGGCTCCAATGGAGTTATTCTTATCCAGACCAAAAGAGGTTTTGAAGATAAGCCCCAGGTCACCTACAGAGGTCAGTTTGGCATGGCTGAACCAATGCAGCGGATAAACGTCATGGGGCCAAACGAATTCATACGACTAAAGCAGGATATAGGTCGACTCAGGAATGGATATACAGGGGATCAGCTCGACCCAATTGCAGGAGATATCATCAGTATCAGTGAACGGGAAAACTATGCCAAAGGTATCACGCACAACTGGCAGGATTATATATTTCAGAGGGGATATATTATGGACAATCAGGTGAGTGTTTCAGGAGGGACGGCTAATACAAAGTACCTGGCGGCGATTTCTAACCTAGACCAAGAGGGAGTAGTATATAATTCCAAACTCAAGCGTACCAATATCTCTGCCAATATAGACCAGGTATTTAATAAGTGGCTTACTATTGGAGTAGGAAGCCAGTTCATTCAAAAGGAGACTGGGGGAGTCACCCCCAACATTGAGCATGCGATCAAGCAAAGCCCTTATGGGAAGTATAAGGATGAGTCGGGCTATTACATTACTGAGCCAATGGAGTATTCCCTGATTACCAACCCTATGATTAACGTCAACGCAGATCAAGATGTGACCAGTCGAAACTTTTTTCTTAGTGCTTATGCCAATGTTTTATTGCCTGTTAAAGGATTATCTTTCCGGACTAATTACGGATACAACTATCGTAGCGGTTTTTCCGGAATATATTATGGCCGCGATACTTTTACTGGGAGGGAGCAGGCAGGATTGATAGGAGGAAGGGCCAGTATTTCCAATAACCATTACACAGATTATACCTGGGAGAATTTACTCCGATATGAATTTAAAACCGATCGCCACAGCTTAGATGCAACGGGGCTATTCAGTATGCAGGAGACCATGAGTACCCGCTCTTCCCAAAGTGGAGAAGGCTTTGTGACTGACGATTCCGGTTATCATATCATGAATACCGCAGAACGCAATCAAACTATCTCATCAGGACTTTCTGAGACTTCTCTGCTATCCTATATGCTCCGCCTTAATTACGGTTATTTAGGCAAATACATGGCTACAGTTACAGCTCGTACAGATGGTTCCTCTGTATTCGGAGAGAACAATAAATACGCTTTTTTCCCTTCAGCGGCCCTGGCTTGGCAAATTGGAGATGAAAGTTTTATAAAAGACAATACCAATTGGATAGATATGTTAAAGCTGAGAATGTCCTATGGTGCTAATGGTAACCAAGCGATTACTGCTTATAGAACGTTGGATCGACTTTATTCCAATGTGAAATATATCTGGGGTGATGGAGGTACACCGGTGAATACTGCTTATTTGGCGGGTGACGGTATAGGAAACCCCAATCTGAAATGGGAAACTACTTATACAGCCAATATTGGCTTGGATTTTCAACTTTTCAATTACCGATTGGAAGGTACTCTTGAGATGTATATGTCCAATACCCACGACCTACTGATGATACGAACCGTACCCATTATGAACGGCTATAGCAGAATATGGGATAACATAGGACAGACCAGAAATAAAGGTATTGAAATAGCTTTCAATTCGGTAAATGTCAATGATGAGGATTTTAGTTGGACTACTGATCTGAACTTTTCTTTAAACCGGGATAAGATTGTTGAGCTTAGAGGGGACAATATGGATGATATTGGAAACAACTGGTTCATAGGAAAACCTCTGAGAGTGTATTATGACTACAATATGGTAGGACTTTGGCAGCAAGGAGATGAATATTTGTATACTGACACAGAAGAAAATCAAAGGGAAATCCAGACAGGGGCAACTCCAGGATCAGCCAAGTTGGAAGATGTGAATGGTGACGGGTATATCAATTCGGAAGATCGAAAGGTCATAGGTTCCAGAATGCCTGACTTTAGAATGTCTATGGGGAATAGATTCAATTACAAAAATTTTTATGCTTCATTTCTGTTGAATGGGGTATTTGGGGTGTGGAGAGATGACAATATGGCCAATATTGGTTCTTGGACATTCGGTATTACGAATTACGTACATGGTGCTAACTATTGGACTCCCGAAAACCCTGATGCCGATATTGTTTCGCCTGGTTATGTCAATACTTTTGGGCACGGATTTTACAAAAAGGTTTCCTACGTGCAGCTTAAGAATATAACCTTTGGCTATTCAATGGATTCAGAAATAGCCAAGAGGTTAGGGCTAAGCGCTATTGATGTCAACGTCAGTGTAAACAATGCCCATACCTTCTCTAATATTAGGCAGGTACTAAATTACGACAACAGCTGGATGGCCTCCTATCCCACGGCAAGGTCTTATATGCTGGCTTTAAACCTAACTTTCTAA
- a CDS encoding RagB/SusD family nutrient uptake outer membrane protein, whose protein sequence is MKLHTYIKSVFVFLLAITISSCEGFLEEDFKSELSPTNTFTSTYGFEVGISGLYALTRSEYNTYGEGGGYIHNGACPYEALQVATDIADLGHGDASLTAFANLTLTSEERFVGTYWNWAYSLISSSNEILLFSEKNTDWDQPTDKELFQAEARFFRAYAYRTLVYLYGDVPYVETILYDFQLNFTRTPKEEVLGHIIDDLKFAAERLPSNPDSEGFKPGRLTKWAAYHLLSEMYLLQGEYTLAEEAALEVINSGYFELMKTRFGVKMNEPGDPFSDLFVENNQNRNSGNRESIWVLQFEFNNIGGGTNSDDWTRRAWNPKYQNVTGFVLADTLGGRGLAQIVPMKWWVGTKGTNATGDLAGIFDEKDIRNSNYNIKRDWFYNNANEPSLFGKKANITDQTWSSTNTLFPALTKFFYGREENLSLTGSYKDRMKFRLAETYLLLAEAYLGQGDPSKAAEAVNVVRQRSGASTVDAGVMTMDFLLDERIRELVGEESRRFTLVRTQKLVERVKSHNSALKNKIQDYHKLWPIPQGIINANRDVEFPQNPGYGN, encoded by the coding sequence ATGAAATTACATACATATATAAAGTCAGTATTTGTATTTCTATTGGCAATTACGATAAGTTCATGTGAGGGTTTCTTGGAAGAAGACTTTAAATCAGAGCTATCTCCAACCAATACTTTTACCAGTACATATGGATTTGAAGTGGGGATTAGTGGACTCTATGCACTTACTCGTTCTGAGTATAACACATATGGCGAAGGGGGAGGATATATTCACAACGGTGCCTGCCCATATGAGGCCTTACAAGTGGCGACTGATATTGCTGACTTGGGGCACGGGGATGCCTCCCTTACTGCATTTGCCAATCTTACCCTTACTTCGGAAGAGAGGTTTGTGGGTACCTACTGGAACTGGGCATACAGCCTGATATCCTCATCCAATGAAATCTTGCTTTTTTCGGAAAAGAATACTGATTGGGACCAGCCTACTGATAAGGAGCTTTTCCAGGCCGAGGCTCGTTTTTTCCGTGCGTATGCTTACAGGACACTGGTTTACCTTTATGGAGATGTGCCTTATGTAGAGACCATCTTATATGATTTTCAGCTCAATTTCACTCGGACTCCCAAGGAAGAAGTATTGGGACATATTATAGACGATCTGAAATTTGCGGCGGAACGACTTCCTTCTAATCCCGATAGTGAAGGCTTTAAGCCCGGTAGACTTACCAAATGGGCTGCCTATCACCTTCTCAGCGAAATGTATCTATTGCAGGGAGAATACACATTGGCAGAGGAGGCAGCACTTGAAGTAATTAACAGTGGGTATTTTGAGCTGATGAAAACGCGCTTTGGAGTTAAAATGAATGAGCCCGGTGATCCGTTCAGTGATCTGTTTGTTGAAAACAATCAAAATAGGAATAGTGGTAATAGAGAAAGCATCTGGGTGTTGCAATTTGAATTCAATAACATAGGAGGAGGTACCAATTCTGACGATTGGACTAGAAGAGCCTGGAATCCCAAGTATCAGAACGTAACAGGATTCGTCCTAGCCGATACATTGGGTGGCCGAGGCTTAGCTCAGATCGTCCCTATGAAATGGTGGGTAGGGACAAAAGGTACCAATGCCACAGGGGATTTAGCAGGAATTTTCGATGAAAAGGATATCCGAAACTCTAACTACAATATTAAGCGAGACTGGTTTTATAATAATGCCAATGAGCCCTCTTTATTTGGAAAGAAAGCCAATATAACTGACCAGACATGGTCATCGACCAATACGCTGTTTCCTGCCTTGACCAAATTTTTCTACGGCCGGGAGGAAAATTTAAGTCTCACGGGAAGTTATAAAGACCGCATGAAATTCCGTCTGGCTGAAACGTACCTGTTGCTTGCCGAGGCTTATCTTGGACAGGGCGACCCATCTAAAGCAGCCGAAGCGGTTAATGTGGTTCGTCAGCGGTCAGGGGCCTCCACCGTGGATGCGGGTGTAATGACAATGGATTTTCTGCTAGATGAGCGTATCCGGGAATTGGTAGGAGAGGAAAGCCGCCGTTTCACTTTGGTGCGGACCCAAAAGCTTGTAGAGCGTGTAAAAAGCCATAATAGTGCTTTAAAAAACAAAATTCAGGACTACCATAAATTGTGGCCAATTCCTCAGGGAATTATCAATGCTAACCGGGATGTTGAATTTCCTCAGAATCCTGGGTACGGCAATTAG
- a CDS encoding SusE domain-containing protein: MKKTQFLYKILTFLVLTIWVSSCNQDISDIEKVEEKLEVWASSTDIVLEESNLTSDILTFEWAEARSLSQDDYMISYTTKLDLVGNNFGSSTAILNFEEEGVFSRSFTSEQIQNWANEKWNLPVNETFTLEFRVIAQWEGGPTFEAPEVRTVSVNVQPIKTVVFDADKVFLDGSALTSIAKVEMGKTLENLNQYAYLLDLEAGELQIPVEFNGETNYICPADGDGTLLDGEAVEVKMRENPVSWKIETPGEYRIVVNMQKATVTMYSPEKALKPLSVNWNTDAGVAMTTEITDLWLHGAINGWGTPIKCNATVSLADPQVLIYTGAKTGKTKFTVYGGADNNKNLAYAFSCEPKSDNEGQELSLTLGEVAYLSGGSSRGQRNSYYTIPTGANIVILDLRNKTVLAEKR; encoded by the coding sequence ATGAAAAAAACACAGTTTCTTTATAAAATATTGACGTTTTTGGTGCTAACCATTTGGGTGAGTTCCTGTAATCAGGATATTAGTGATATTGAAAAAGTAGAGGAGAAATTGGAGGTGTGGGCTTCTTCTACCGATATCGTACTTGAAGAAAGTAATCTTACAAGTGATATCTTGACATTTGAATGGGCAGAGGCAAGATCACTGTCACAGGACGATTACATGATTTCCTATACTACTAAACTTGACCTTGTAGGTAATAATTTCGGTTCTTCTACGGCCATTTTAAATTTTGAGGAAGAGGGAGTGTTTAGTAGAAGTTTTACCTCAGAGCAGATACAAAACTGGGCAAATGAGAAATGGAACCTGCCCGTAAATGAAACATTTACTTTAGAGTTCAGGGTGATTGCGCAATGGGAGGGCGGGCCAACCTTTGAGGCTCCAGAGGTTCGTACAGTGTCAGTGAACGTGCAGCCCATCAAAACGGTGGTATTTGATGCTGATAAGGTGTTTCTGGATGGAAGTGCATTGACCAGTATTGCTAAGGTAGAGATGGGGAAGACTTTAGAAAACCTCAATCAGTATGCCTACCTTCTGGATCTGGAGGCTGGAGAGCTGCAAATTCCTGTAGAATTTAACGGTGAAACAAACTATATCTGTCCTGCAGACGGAGATGGGACTTTGCTTGATGGAGAAGCTGTAGAGGTGAAGATGCGTGAAAATCCAGTCTCGTGGAAAATCGAAACACCAGGTGAATATAGAATTGTTGTTAATATGCAAAAAGCAACCGTAACAATGTATTCCCCTGAAAAAGCGCTTAAACCATTAAGTGTGAACTGGAACACTGATGCAGGTGTAGCAATGACGACAGAAATTACGGATTTATGGTTACATGGTGCTATCAACGGTTGGGGAACCCCCATAAAATGTAATGCTACAGTAAGCTTGGCGGATCCTCAGGTGCTTATATATACAGGAGCTAAGACAGGGAAAACCAAATTCACCGTATATGGAGGGGCCGATAATAACAAAAACCTTGCTTACGCATTCAGTTGTGAACCTAAGTCCGATAACGAGGGCCAGGAACTTTCACTGACATTAGGAGAAGTAGCATACCTGTCGGGAGGCTCTTCAAGAGGGCAGCGCAATTCCTACTACACCATTCCTACTGGGGCTAACATCGTCATACTTGACCTGAGAAATAAAACTGTATTAGCAGAAAAGCGCTAG
- a CDS encoding DUF4832 domain-containing protein has protein sequence MKISNHNSIIKNLFMMLVCFQLFACSTLAGGDDVEEGKGDNTLVKPKYNKNSVLRNPLNGWVMYAGRTADESYWDTEYYVSDLGKKVKAIDYASACYIRTSWASLNPSDGVYAWDDPNSKIGKLIKGAEERGLPIAFRIVVDGRDQGMNTPQFVFDKGAKYYLENSKFPTRITPIPQDPIFQQYYTKFIEALGEEFNDADRTAFIDAYGLGKWGEAHNVIYEDPETATDERTEQVKDEVFEWVTDLYVRCFSEVPLVINYHRLIGHPESWGAPNENSDRLLVNAINKGYSLRQDAFGMTDYYAGWEKQFAKSWNNKCPIIMEGGWITTGTHRYWTDPSGKYREGHPEDVRQGEFDVSAEAHVNMMDFRVGETQSWFENSFSLVQRFVSEGGYRLYPDQLYLPEKINSGAETVITHRWRNMGWGYCPNNLPQWNYKYKVAFALLDANDNVKKVLVDGDSDPSEWHKDDPISYDFKVSVDLPAGNYTWAVAIVDTSKSNQPGLELAVNEDLSSEGWVKLINLEVE, from the coding sequence ATGAAAATATCGAATCATAATTCAATTATCAAAAACCTATTTATGATGTTGGTTTGTTTTCAGTTATTTGCTTGTTCCACATTAGCCGGTGGTGACGATGTGGAAGAAGGTAAGGGAGACAACACTTTGGTAAAACCCAAATACAATAAAAATTCCGTTTTGCGTAATCCATTGAATGGCTGGGTAATGTATGCTGGACGAACCGCTGATGAATCTTATTGGGATACCGAATATTACGTTTCGGATTTAGGAAAGAAGGTGAAAGCAATCGATTATGCTTCTGCTTGTTATATTCGAACCAGCTGGGCATCATTGAATCCTAGCGATGGGGTTTATGCTTGGGATGATCCTAATTCCAAGATAGGTAAATTAATTAAAGGGGCGGAGGAGAGAGGTCTTCCAATAGCGTTTCGGATTGTGGTGGATGGGCGTGACCAAGGGATGAATACTCCACAGTTTGTGTTCGATAAAGGAGCCAAATATTACCTTGAGAACAGTAAGTTCCCTACACGTATTACACCTATTCCTCAAGATCCTATTTTTCAGCAATACTACACTAAATTCATAGAAGCACTGGGTGAAGAGTTTAATGATGCCGACCGAACCGCTTTTATCGATGCTTATGGTTTGGGGAAATGGGGAGAGGCACATAATGTTATTTATGAAGATCCTGAAACCGCTACAGATGAAAGGACGGAACAGGTTAAAGATGAGGTATTTGAGTGGGTGACTGACCTGTATGTCCGTTGCTTTTCCGAAGTTCCACTGGTGATCAACTACCATCGCTTGATTGGCCATCCTGAAAGCTGGGGCGCGCCTAATGAAAATAGCGACAGGTTACTGGTCAATGCGATCAACAAGGGATATAGCCTTCGGCAAGATGCATTCGGAATGACCGATTACTATGCAGGTTGGGAAAAACAGTTTGCCAAATCATGGAATAACAAGTGTCCGATCATCATGGAAGGAGGCTGGATTACTACCGGGACTCACCGATATTGGACTGACCCAAGCGGGAAATACAGGGAGGGTCATCCGGAAGATGTCCGTCAAGGGGAGTTTGATGTCTCGGCAGAAGCTCATGTGAATATGATGGATTTCCGGGTGGGAGAAACACAATCATGGTTTGAAAACAGTTTTTCCTTGGTTCAGCGTTTTGTCTCAGAAGGTGGATACCGCCTTTATCCCGACCAATTATATTTGCCTGAAAAAATCAACAGTGGCGCAGAGACGGTTATAACCCATCGCTGGAGGAATATGGGCTGGGGATATTGTCCCAATAACCTTCCTCAATGGAACTATAAGTATAAGGTCGCCTTTGCACTATTGGATGCCAATGACAATGTAAAAAAGGTGCTTGTAGATGGGGATAGTGATCCTTCCGAATGGCATAAAGATGATCCAATATCATATGATTTTAAAGTAAGCGTAGACTTGCCTGCTGGGAACTATACTTGGGCAGTAGCCATTGTAGATACTTCAAAAAGCAACCAGCCAGGGTTAGAACTGGCCGTAAATGAAGATCTAAGCAGTGAAGGATGGGTGAAATTAATCAATCTGGAGGTAGAGTAA
- a CDS encoding glycoside hydrolase family 88/105 protein translates to MKVLKVLGAIAFSMLTMLTQAQEIKPAEVKAIMRKVADWQMAHFQDLFSGHKEPHHPLDWTNGAMYTGMLKWATMAGDDKYYSWLREIGKDHNWKLYNRRYHADDHTVGQLYVELYRKYGDEEMLSPTKEQFDYILYHPSKTSLHWMSPYHHDRWNWCDALFMSPPVWAKLYNVTGEEKYLDFMLSEFKATTDFLFDKKESLYYRDESYMGKLDNGTKIFWSRGNGWVFAGLVNIMNELNPRSKEYKYFLGIYKKMASKLIEIQTQEGHWAMSLLGDEFYPTPETSGSSFYVYGLAWGINNGVLDKSTYGLAVRKGWKAMVGHVTDEGMLGYVQPIGAAPGKAWPDKTEVYGSGAFLSAGSEVYKLYGGE, encoded by the coding sequence ATGAAAGTATTAAAAGTTTTAGGCGCAATTGCTTTCAGTATGTTGACCATGCTAACCCAGGCTCAGGAAATCAAACCAGCTGAAGTTAAGGCAATCATGCGAAAAGTGGCTGATTGGCAGATGGCGCATTTCCAGGATTTGTTTAGCGGCCATAAGGAACCACATCACCCTTTGGATTGGACTAATGGGGCGATGTACACTGGTATGCTTAAATGGGCTACAATGGCTGGTGATGATAAGTATTACAGTTGGCTTAGGGAAATAGGAAAAGACCATAATTGGAAATTGTATAATAGAAGGTATCATGCTGATGACCATACGGTAGGCCAGTTATATGTAGAATTGTACCGAAAGTATGGAGATGAGGAGATGCTGTCACCTACTAAAGAGCAATTCGATTATATTCTTTACCATCCTTCTAAAACCTCATTGCATTGGATGTCTCCATATCACCATGATCGTTGGAATTGGTGTGATGCGCTGTTTATGTCACCTCCAGTTTGGGCCAAATTATACAATGTTACAGGAGAGGAGAAGTACCTTGACTTTATGCTGTCTGAATTTAAGGCAACAACGGATTTTTTGTTTGACAAAAAAGAGAGCCTATATTATCGGGATGAGAGTTACATGGGGAAACTCGATAATGGTACAAAAATATTCTGGTCGAGAGGTAATGGATGGGTATTTGCCGGTTTGGTCAATATTATGAATGAGCTAAACCCTAGGAGCAAAGAGTACAAATACTTTTTGGGTATCTACAAGAAGATGGCTTCCAAATTGATTGAAATTCAAACTCAAGAAGGTCATTGGGCTATGAGTTTGTTAGGAGATGAATTTTACCCAACACCAGAAACAAGTGGTTCTTCATTTTATGTCTATGGGCTTGCTTGGGGTATAAATAATGGGGTTCTTGATAAATCAACTTATGGTTTGGCTGTGCGTAAGGGATGGAAAGCTATGGTTGGTCATGTGACCGATGAAGGGATGTTGGGCTATGTCCAGCCAATTGGAGCAGCACCAGGTAAGGCATGGCCAGATAAGACCGAGGTCTATGGAAGCGGAGCCTTTTTAAGTGCGGGTTCTGAGGTATATAAGCTTTATGGTGGTGAATGA
- a CDS encoding beta-L-arabinofuranosidase domain-containing protein, with protein sequence MNKVLITSVLCVGLLMNTVMAVAQGQSNKKKNSSLYLQNRIPLTEKPYLELPLGNIQPKGWIKDQLLRMKTGLTGNLDEIYPEVMGARNGWLGGDGDGWERGPYWIDGLLPLAYILDDKELKAKVQPWIEWTLANQQANGYLGPIPFDADPAYEPGLQRGMRKDWWPKMVMLKIMQQYYNATNDPRIIAALTKYFKYQLEELPNSPLDKWTFWANRRGGDNLQVVYWLYNITGDKFLLDLGELLTEQTFPWSQVFLNEENHQDPKSPWYFYQMKRYPFDQEEIASLTVSKIGGIHTVNLAQGLKQPIIQYQYDKDANHLKALKEAMADLKKYHGQPQGMYGGDEPLHGNKPTQGIEFCSISEGMFSLESILQITGDMHYADQLEKIAYNALPTQASDDFMNRQYFQAANQIKLTDQLQTSFETNHHRGTDFVFGILSGYPCCTSNMHQAWPKFVQNLWYATHDGGVAALLYAPSEVELKVADDVDLRIIEETGYPFRDQVHFTMGLGQTASFPFHLRIPDWTEEAVITINGEVWAGEVHQQVAIIDRTWKNGDKVTLTLPMQLKHSQWYSFSAAIERGPLVYALKIKEKQVAKDRNDGYGEFYEYIPAEEWKYGLLGSDLADLDKFVEVSENEWNGEYPWNLENSPISLKMRGVRAVDWTLENDAPNLPGFWSKSVGEEDIVDEITLVPYGCTTLRITEFPVYAK encoded by the coding sequence ATGAACAAAGTGTTGATTACCAGTGTGCTGTGTGTGGGGTTGCTCATGAACACTGTTATGGCAGTGGCCCAAGGTCAATCTAACAAGAAAAAGAACAGCTCTCTTTATTTACAAAATAGAATACCCCTGACAGAAAAACCATATCTGGAATTGCCTTTAGGTAATATTCAGCCAAAAGGCTGGATCAAAGACCAACTTTTGAGGATGAAAACAGGGCTTACGGGCAATTTGGATGAAATCTATCCAGAGGTGATGGGAGCTAGAAATGGATGGCTGGGAGGCGATGGAGATGGTTGGGAAAGGGGACCTTATTGGATTGATGGTCTTTTACCCTTGGCGTATATCTTGGATGATAAGGAGTTAAAAGCAAAAGTGCAGCCATGGATAGAATGGACTTTGGCAAACCAGCAAGCAAATGGCTATTTAGGACCAATTCCATTTGATGCTGACCCCGCCTATGAACCAGGTCTCCAGCGTGGGATGCGGAAAGATTGGTGGCCAAAAATGGTGATGCTAAAGATTATGCAGCAATATTATAATGCTACGAATGATCCTCGGATCATTGCTGCATTAACCAAGTATTTCAAATATCAATTGGAAGAACTTCCAAACAGCCCTTTGGATAAATGGACTTTCTGGGCAAATAGGCGAGGTGGTGATAATTTGCAAGTGGTCTATTGGTTGTATAATATCACTGGAGACAAGTTTTTATTGGATCTGGGAGAATTACTTACTGAGCAGACGTTTCCTTGGTCACAGGTTTTCCTCAATGAAGAGAACCATCAGGATCCCAAATCTCCTTGGTATTTCTATCAGATGAAGCGGTATCCATTTGATCAGGAAGAAATAGCATCATTGACAGTGTCTAAAATTGGAGGAATTCATACCGTGAATTTGGCCCAGGGCTTAAAGCAACCCATTATTCAGTACCAATATGATAAGGATGCCAATCACCTTAAAGCCCTTAAGGAAGCCATGGCCGACCTGAAAAAGTACCATGGGCAACCGCAGGGAATGTATGGTGGGGATGAGCCTTTGCATGGGAATAAACCTACTCAGGGAATCGAGTTTTGTTCGATTTCTGAGGGGATGTTTTCCCTGGAGTCCATCTTGCAAATTACAGGGGACATGCATTATGCCGACCAATTGGAGAAGATCGCTTATAATGCCTTGCCTACCCAAGCTTCGGATGATTTTATGAACCGTCAGTATTTTCAAGCGGCCAACCAAATTAAGTTAACCGATCAGTTACAAACTTCCTTTGAAACCAATCATCATAGAGGGACAGATTTTGTTTTTGGTATTCTATCAGGCTATCCTTGCTGCACTTCCAATATGCATCAGGCCTGGCCAAAGTTTGTCCAAAATCTCTGGTATGCCACCCATGATGGAGGGGTAGCAGCACTGTTATATGCCCCCAGTGAGGTAGAGCTGAAAGTGGCTGATGATGTGGATTTAAGGATTATTGAGGAGACAGGCTATCCATTCAGGGATCAGGTTCATTTTACCATGGGCTTGGGCCAAACAGCTTCTTTTCCGTTCCATTTAAGAATACCTGATTGGACCGAGGAAGCTGTGATAACAATAAATGGGGAAGTGTGGGCAGGAGAAGTTCATCAGCAAGTAGCGATTATTGATCGTACTTGGAAAAATGGGGATAAAGTTACTTTGACTTTGCCTATGCAGCTGAAACACTCACAGTGGTATTCCTTCAGTGCAGCCATAGAAAGAGGCCCCTTGGTATATGCTCTCAAAATAAAGGAAAAGCAGGTGGCCAAAGACCGCAATGATGGGTATGGGGAGTTTTATGAATATATACCTGCCGAGGAATGGAAGTATGGTTTACTGGGCAGTGATTTAGCTGATCTTGATAAATTTGTGGAAGTAAGCGAAAATGAATGGAATGGCGAATATCCATGGAATCTTGAAAACAGCCCTATAAGTCTTAAGATGCGTGGTGTAAGAGCTGTAGATTGGACGCTTGAAAACGATGCACCTAACCTGCCAGGTTTTTGGAGCAAGAGCGTGGGGGAAGAGGATATTGTTGATGAGATCACTTTGGTACCCTATGGTTGCACGACTTTGAGAATTACCGAATTCCCTGTTTATGCAAAGTGA